The following coding sequences are from one Oceanococcus sp. HetDA_MAG_MS8 window:
- a CDS encoding BrnT family toxin, translating to MFEFDEAKSAANKAKHGIDFIDAQVLWDDPRLLEIPARTDDEPRSLIVGRIGTKHWSAVITHRNDKIRIISVRRSRRQEVELYEG from the coding sequence ATGTTTGAGTTTGACGAAGCCAAGAGCGCCGCAAACAAGGCCAAGCACGGCATTGACTTCATCGATGCGCAGGTCCTGTGGGACGATCCACGGCTTCTTGAGATCCCCGCAAGAACGGATGACGAACCCCGCTCTCTTATCGTAGGGAGAATTGGAACGAAGCACTGGTCGGCAGTAATCACGCACCGGAACGACAAAATTCGAATCATCTCGGTGAGGCGATCCAGACGCCAGGAGGTTGAGTTGTATGAAGGCTAA